In Cloacibacterium caeni, a single window of DNA contains:
- a CDS encoding transcriptional regulator: protein MNYIKHLTGFFEKVAQDRNLNATHVSLYVALFQFWNFNRFKNPISISRDEVMRISKISSKATYHKCLKNLHALGYFDYQPSYNPFKGSQIVMFDFSEDLKPLSKNAKTSSEQVIEIVDKQALINKRTTSKVGIKQALVPIINNINITKESNENKEGAPIPKINYQFFNNSNSLNQNLAYQYTIPENSFLKKEKSCAKKEKEQWNDTTENLNVENIIPPPFEELINFFKELNAPLIEAQKFFNHYESNGWLVAGKSKMKNWKASVENWLEKSNRFNSISPNHIPSPKNLQATTNKSYKEPL, encoded by the coding sequence ATGAATTATATTAAACACCTTACCGGTTTTTTTGAAAAAGTTGCACAGGATAGAAATCTCAATGCAACTCATGTGAGCCTTTATGTTGCTCTGTTTCAATTCTGGAATTTTAACCGTTTCAAAAATCCAATAAGCATATCCAGAGACGAAGTAATGAGAATCAGCAAAATAAGTTCAAAAGCTACATATCACAAATGCCTAAAAAACCTCCATGCTTTAGGATATTTTGACTATCAGCCTTCTTACAATCCATTCAAAGGAAGCCAGATAGTCATGTTTGATTTTTCCGAGGATTTAAAGCCTCTGTCTAAAAACGCTAAGACATCATCTGAACAAGTTATTGAAATAGTTGATAAACAAGCTCTAATCAACAAAAGAACAACTTCTAAGGTAGGTATTAAACAAGCTTTAGTACCTATTATAAACAATATAAACATTACAAAAGAATCAAACGAAAATAAAGAGGGAGCACCCATTCCCAAAATCAATTATCAATTTTTTAATAATTCAAATTCACTGAACCAAAATTTAGCTTATCAGTATACAATTCCTGAAAACAGTTTTTTAAAAAAAGAAAAAAGTTGCGCCAAAAAAGAAAAAGAACAATGGAACGATACTACCGAAAATTTGAATGTTGAAAATATCATTCCACCACCATTTGAAGAGCTGATTAATTTTTTCAAAGAATTAAATGCCCCATTAATTGAAGCTCAGAAATTTTTTAATCATTATGAGTCAAACGGCTGGTTAGTAGCTGGAAAATCTAAAATGAAAAACTGGAAAGCTTCTGTAGAAAATTGGTTAGAAAAATCAAATAGATTTAATTCTATTTCTCCAAATCATATACCATCCCCTAAAAATCTCCAAGCCACCACCAACAAAAGCTACAAAGAACCACTCTAA
- a CDS encoding helix-turn-helix domain-containing protein yields MAVNILTKEDLQDFKADLLVEITKLLQPKNKEHKQWLRSSEVKTILKISSGTLQTLRINGTLRFSKIGGTLYYSYDDIEKLLQSNN; encoded by the coding sequence ATGGCAGTTAACATTTTAACAAAAGAAGACCTACAGGATTTTAAAGCAGATTTACTTGTAGAGATTACAAAATTACTTCAACCGAAAAATAAAGAACATAAGCAATGGCTTCGTTCTTCAGAAGTAAAAACGATTCTCAAAATTTCTTCAGGTACCTTGCAAACGTTGCGTATTAATGGCACCCTCCGTTTCTCAAAAATCGGGGGTACCCTTTACTACAGTTATGATGATATTGAAAAATTGCTGCAGTCCAATAATTAA
- a CDS encoding RteC domain-containing protein: MNRQIQFLESEFEDEIIKTEKNIELIYLSIEKLKNVVSNYNFKTCIEEIKFFKEIKPKFTSKLIYNNNILRIETNKPIGSNQIVINYYQKEQKKIKYFFEDNLEFYKYYRTNSNYLDEKYFTRNNHDFKLNLETCYVSIDKTFSTSHDLKLAKLIANDLLSIYLENKIIQQENLKLKHTQRNLNSKLTWTGSKIALTELIYALQTEGVFNNGTASLKDIAETFEELFGIDLGQYRRNFLEIRTRREDRTRFLNSLKSNLIRRMDDSDEFY, encoded by the coding sequence TTGAATAGACAAATTCAGTTCTTAGAATCGGAATTTGAAGATGAAATTATTAAAACAGAAAAAAACATTGAACTTATTTACTTATCAATTGAAAAATTAAAGAATGTTGTTTCTAATTACAACTTTAAAACTTGTATTGAGGAAATAAAATTCTTTAAGGAAATAAAACCAAAATTCACTTCTAAGTTAATTTACAATAACAATATTCTTAGAATTGAAACCAATAAGCCTATTGGCAGTAATCAGATAGTTATTAATTACTACCAGAAAGAACAGAAGAAAATTAAATATTTTTTTGAAGATAATTTAGAATTCTACAAGTACTATCGTACCAATTCAAATTATCTTGATGAAAAATATTTCACTAGAAATAATCATGATTTTAAATTGAATCTGGAAACCTGTTATGTTTCCATAGATAAAACATTTTCTACTTCCCATGATTTGAAATTAGCCAAACTCATTGCTAATGATTTGCTCTCAATATACTTAGAGAATAAGATCATTCAGCAAGAAAACTTAAAGCTCAAACATACCCAACGCAACCTCAACTCAAAACTTACTTGGACAGGTTCAAAAATAGCACTCACAGAACTAATTTATGCCCTTCAAACGGAAGGTGTTTTCAATAATGGGACTGCTAGCTTGAAAGATATTGCCGAAACTTTCGAAGAATTATTTGGAATAGATTTAGGTCAGTACAGACGTAACTTCTTAGAAATCAGAACTAGAAGAGAAGATAGAACAAGGTTTTTAAATTCTTTAAAGAGCAATCTAATCAGAAGAATGGATGATTCTGATGAATTTTATTAA
- a CDS encoding ATP-binding protein: MTFPTTLIETRYDYYKIIPQFKKFASEFVGKKYLIPDEEKPIVFAVLAWMLQDDLVAKEMDFDLQKGILLSGPIGCGKTTLFKLMQKFTSSTQNKFGIVSTRQIVSEFMQSGYQVLENYSKGNFSHDARKPKIYCFDDLGIETSSKYYGNDCNVMAEILLTRYDLFKDRGLITHLTTNLSAAEIESIYGNRLRSRMREMFNLFGYDQSSNDKRK, translated from the coding sequence ATGACTTTCCCTACCACACTGATAGAAACCCGATACGATTATTACAAAATCATTCCACAGTTCAAAAAATTCGCTTCCGAATTTGTTGGCAAAAAATATCTCATTCCAGATGAAGAAAAACCCATAGTCTTTGCCGTCCTCGCATGGATGCTACAGGACGATTTAGTAGCCAAAGAAATGGACTTCGACCTTCAGAAAGGAATTCTCCTTTCTGGTCCTATTGGTTGCGGAAAAACCACCTTATTTAAGCTCATGCAAAAATTCACCAGTTCTACTCAAAACAAATTTGGTATTGTTTCCACTCGCCAAATCGTTTCAGAGTTCATGCAGTCTGGCTATCAAGTTTTAGAAAATTATTCCAAAGGCAATTTTTCCCACGATGCCCGAAAACCAAAAATCTATTGCTTTGACGATTTAGGCATTGAAACCTCATCAAAATACTACGGAAATGATTGCAATGTCATGGCAGAAATCCTCCTCACTCGATATGACTTATTCAAAGATAGAGGGCTAATCACACACCTCACCACCAATTTATCAGCTGCAGAAATAGAATCCATTTATGGGAATAGGCTCCGTTCCCGAATGAGAGAAATGTTCAATCTTTTTGGCTATGACCAAAGCTCCAACGATAAAAGGAAGTGA
- a CDS encoding IS3 family transposase has translation MFGWNRQVYYRSTKRSKACRNKAEQVVDLVEDIRIKMPKLGGRKLYFLLSEPLKELKIGRDKFFNILRANHLLIIPKRSYHVTTNSHHRFRKHKNLVSDYQVTKPNQVWVADITYIGNRKNPSYLSLITDAYSKKIVGHHVAENLTTEGSLLALNKAIKNQEPVLKSIIHHSDRGLQYCSDEYQRILEKNNIKCSMTQNSDPYENAVAERINGILKQEFDIDKFDVETKIKRKIVDESIKIYNELRPHFSNHYLTPNQMHKQEKLKIKTYKNKNQSKNVFTLV, from the coding sequence TTGTTTGGTTGGAATAGACAAGTCTATTATAGAAGTACAAAGCGTAGTAAAGCCTGTAGGAATAAAGCAGAACAAGTGGTGGATTTAGTGGAAGATATCCGAATAAAGATGCCAAAACTTGGCGGAAGGAAACTGTATTTTTTATTAAGCGAACCTTTAAAAGAGCTAAAAATTGGAAGGGATAAATTTTTTAATATTTTACGGGCCAACCATTTATTAATAATACCCAAAAGGAGTTACCACGTTACCACGAACTCCCATCATCGCTTTAGAAAGCATAAAAATTTAGTGTCAGATTATCAAGTTACAAAACCCAACCAAGTTTGGGTAGCAGATATTACCTACATTGGAAATAGAAAAAACCCAAGTTATTTAAGTTTAATAACTGATGCGTATTCCAAGAAAATTGTGGGGCATCATGTTGCCGAAAACTTAACAACAGAAGGAAGTCTATTGGCATTAAATAAAGCGATAAAAAATCAGGAACCTGTTCTAAAATCAATAATTCATCACTCAGACAGAGGATTACAATACTGTAGTGATGAATATCAAAGAATCTTAGAAAAAAACAATATTAAATGTAGCATGACTCAAAACTCTGACCCTTATGAAAATGCGGTGGCAGAGAGAATAAATGGAATTTTAAAACAAGAATTTGATATTGATAAATTTGATGTTGAAACAAAAATCAAAAGAAAAATAGTAGACGAATCAATTAAAATTTATAATGAATTAAGGCCTCATTTTTCTAATCATTATCTTACTCCGAACCAAATGCACAAACAAGAAAAATTAAAAATCAAAACCTATAAAAACAAAAACCAAAGCAAAAACGTTTTTACTTTGGTTTAA